A stretch of DNA from Aciduliprofundum sp. MAR08-339:
CTGTGGTGGAGTACCTTACATGCCCAATACCCACTTTACCTCTCAGATGATTCAGAATCTGAGAATTGAAAACCTCGTGAACTAGTCCCATCCCCCTGTGTATAAGAATATCCTCGTTGGCGTATGTGGCTATGCCCGCGCTCTCCTGACCCCTATGTTGAAGAGCGCGAAGGGAAAAATAAAGCAGTTGAGAAACATCAAATTTGGAAACAAAACCTGCTATCCCGCAGTACTCATTTCTTCTTTTTAGCCCACGCATAGGAGCGCATTCTTGGGGCAGGATAGCCACAGTGGGAGCACCTCTTTGTATGCACGTTATAGGTTTTGTGTCCGCATCTTCTGCACACTATGTGTGTGGGCGTTCTGTTTCGCTTACCCTTTGATGCTGTACCTTTCGTCATTTTTGCTCACCTCAAGGTGGAGATATGTAAATTACATTATCTCCTCTCACGATCACAACGTTATGCACGCCTTTGGATTCTCCATTTATTATTTCTTCCACATTTTTCAGCACGAGATTGAGATGCTGGTCGTATCCATCCAGCACTCCACGATACTCTTTATTGCCCTTCATCGCGACAAGCACGGGCTTGTTGAGGCTTTCGTGGAGAACATGCAGAGGTTTCAGTTGTTCTGTCATCTTTACCACTACGCCCCTTTATTTAATTCCCATATTTAAATTTTGGCTTGGGCGCAACGCCAAATTTATATATCCCCTCATTATTTCCGTTTTTGGGCAGGCGTAGTGTAGTCTGGCAGCACAAGGGCCTTCCAAGCCCTTAGCCCGGGTTCAAATCCCGGCGCCTGCACTATTTCAAAACCCTTACTTTTAGTAAATTTGTTTTTATGTAGATCCCAATTCACAAGCAACGGGTAAGGCTAGGTATGCTCGCATCATCAAATAATTTTTTAATTATATGTCAAACAGAACCTTGGCACATCCCCTTTCCGGATCTACTTTCAATTCATGATAGGTGACGGCCTTTATCTCAGTCTTTATTCCATGCTTTTTCTTCCTGTACGGTTCGCCCCAGCAGGTTGCATCCAGACGATATCCGTCCTTGAGTTTTTTTATTCTCACATCAAATTTTCCCATAACGAAGAGTTCTGTGGAGAATACGTAGAGCAGTTCGGAGAGCCAGTCAACCATGAGATCCTCCAGGGTTGGTGATGATACGGATACCCTGTACCTCCCCGCATGTTGAATTCTTTCAGCATTTAAAATTATGTCAAACATTGCGTACGCGGCCTTCTCAAAGAGTTCTTCCAGTGTTTTCCCACGCACGATTATGCCCACGTCTGCTGTGTGGTCAAAGATTTCATAATCGTATTCCACACCGGGAAAAGCGAAATGTAGAATTTAAATTTTTCTTAGGGCTAATATTTATTAGAGAGAACCATTTCCCCAATTAAGGTGTGGAAAAATGGACAGCGAGGAGGCACGGAAAAAATACGAGTTTCGGAGGTATCTGGAGGAACTTGAGAAATACGAGGGTAGAGGCACCGAGCTCATATCCGTTTACGTACCTCCAAAGCGCCCCATTTCGGATGTGATAGCATACCTGCGGGATGAGTATGGAACCTCGGCAAATATAAAGAGCAAAACCACACGAAAGAATGTTATGAGCGCAATTGAGAGCATAATGTCTCGCTTGAAGTACTTCAAGATGCCCCCTCCAAACGGTCTGGTGGTTTTTGTGGGACATGTCATAAAGCGAGGGGATCAGACCGAGATGGTTTCATACGTTTTTGAGCCTCCAGAGCCAGTGCAGTCCTTTATTTATAAATGTGATTCTAAATTCTATCTTGAGCCCCTGAAGGCAATGCTGGGGGATAAGGACATATACGGGCTTCTGGTCATAGACAGGAAGGAAGCCACCATTGGATTTCTGAAGGGCACCAGAATTGAGGTTGTGAAGCATCTGGATAGCATGGTTCCCAGCAAGCATCACCAGGGAGGGCAGTCATCGCGAAGATTTGAGAGACTCATAGAACTTGCCGTGCACGAATTTTTCAAGAAGGTTGGAGACAAGGCCAACGAGGTATTCCTCGCCGAAGAAAGGCTCAAGGGCATACTTGTCGGTGGTCCAGGAGGCACGAAGGATAGTTTTCTAAAGGGTGATTACCTGCATCATGAACTTAAAAAGAAGATAATTGAGGTTTTTGATGTGGGTTATACAGACGAGTATGGACTACATGAACTCGTGGAAAAGGCATCAACCACGCTGAAAAACCTTGAGGTTTTCCGTGAGAGGCAATTGCTTCAGAGATTTTTCAAGGAGATCAGAAAGCCCGATGGGGGACTGGCTCTTTACGGAGAGATGGAAGTTCGTGAGGCTCTTGAGCGTGGTGCTGTGGATGTGCTTCTTATCTCCGATAGTTTGAGAAGATACAGGGTTACCTGGAAATGCCCCCAGTGTGGGTATGAAATAAAGGAAACTGTGAAGGGCGCGATTCCAGAAAAAACATGTCCAAACTGCGGTTCAGTAATGGACACGGTGGAAAAAAAGGACCTGATAGAGGAGTACTACGATATAGCAGAGCAGTTCAACACTCAGGTTGAACTCATCTCCGATGAAAGTGAAGAGGGAAAAATATTTTCAAAGGCTTTTGGTGGTATAGCCGCAATACTGCGCTATCGCTGATTATTTTTTAAGGGTAAGTACAACCACATCCCGTACAGAGCGCATTGTCTGGAACGGCATTATCAACCTGCCCTGGGCATCCTTTTTGAATCCCCTTGCATCAAAATCTTCAGCGGGAATTATCAGCATGTGCATTATTTTGCCCGTCTCCGTGTCTATCACGAAATTGTCAATGGTTCCGAGAATCATCCCGTCATCCGTCATGGCAGTTTTTCCTCTCAATTCCGTTACGAACTTCTTCATATTACCACCTCACGAGTAGTAGCCCAAATCCTCCTTTTTGGTTTTAACACCCTTACTCAACTCTAACCCAATGTTTTCGTAGTATTTTATTGTTTCTTTGTCCAGAGAGGGATGTACTATTTTCAGCGCCTCTTCAAAGTGTTTCATGCCAACCTTTTCACTATCTTCCCTTATGGCAGCCATTCCAGCCTCCCTGCACAGATTTTCCAGATCCGCTCCCGTGTAGAATTCCGTCTCTCCTGCAATTTTCTCCAGTGATACATCTTCGGAAAGGGGCATGTTGCGGGTATGAACCTTTAAAATTTCAAGCCTAGCCTTCTCATCTGGAGGGGGTATGTAGACTATCCTGTCTATTCTTCCGGGCCTGAGTAATGCAGGGTCCACAATATCTGGGCGATTCGTAGCCGCAATGACAACCACACCCTCCATTTTTGTGAGCCCGTCCATGGAGGTTAGAAGTTGATTCACAATTCTCTCGGTCACGCCGGAACCCGCGTAGTAACCGCGGCGGGGGGCAATGGAGTCTATCTCATCGAGAAAGACTATGCAGGGTGAGGATTGCTTTGCCTTTTTGAAGATCTCCCTTATGGCCTTCTCACTCTCGCCAACCCACTTGCTCATGACCTCTGGCCCCTTTATGCTTATGAAATTTGCCTCACTCTCGGTGGCGACTGCCTTGGCCAGCAGGGTTTTTCCTGTGCCCGGGGGACCGTAGAGAAGCACACCCTTGGAGGGTCTTATCCCCATCTCCTTGAATTTCTGTGGCTCCTTTAGGGGCAGTTCAATGGCCTCCTTCAGTACCCTTTTTGCCTCCTCCAGATCACCTATCTCATCCCAGTGGACGGAGGGTATTTCGATCATAACCTCACGCAGAACACTGGGCTCTATCTCCTTAAGTGCCTCTTTGAAATCCTCCCTCTTTACCTTCATATTTTCAAGGATCTCGGTGGGTACGGGCTTATCCAGATCTATCTGGGGAAGGTATCTGCGAAGCGCTTTCATGGCAGCCTCCCTTGCAAGCGCAGCAAGATCTGCACCCACAAATCCGTGGGTGAGCTCTGCAAGTTCTTCAAGCAGCTTATCTCTATCTTCAGGAGTGCCCTCAATTGGCATACCTCTTGTGTGAATTTGAAGAATCTCCTTTCTTCCCTTCTTGTCAGGTATACCAATTTCAATTTCTCTGTCAAACCTGCCAGGCCTGCGCAGGGCGGGGTCTATGGCATCTATCCTGTTTGTTGCTCCTATAACAATTATGTGCCCCCTCCTGCTCAAACCATCCATAAGTGTTAGAAGCTGGGCAACCACCCTTCTCTCAACCTCACCTGTTACCTCCTCCCTCTTTGGAGCGATACTGTCAATCTCGTCAATGAATATTATGCTTGGTGCATTTTTCTGAGCCTTTTGGAAGATATCCCTCAACCTTTGCTCACTCTGTCCATAGAACTTGCTCATTATCTCAGGCCCGTTTATGGCGTAAAAATTCGCATTGCTTTCATTGGCCACTGCCTTTGCTATGAGAGTTTTTCCCGTGCCCGGGGGACCGTAGAGAAGCACACCCTTGGGAGGCTCAATTCCCAATCTTTCAAACAGTTCTGGATGTTTCAGAGGTAACTCGATCATCTCTCGAACCTTCTGAAGTTCGCTCTCCAGTCCTCCTATGTCCTCGTAGGTAACGTGCTCAAGCTCCTCCTCCATCTCGGTGGGTGGTTCCTCTCTCACCTCTATGACTGTCTGTACTCCCACCTGAACAACCTTCTTTCCCGGCAGGGTTTTTACAACCTGAAAAAGTATGCCTGTGCGCCCCATGAGGGTTATGTTAGGTACAACTATCTCATCCCCCTCAACCAGGGGTCTTTTGAGCAGAACCCTTCTTATAAACTCGCCTATGCCCTCCCCGAATCTGAGTCTCTGGTTTTTCCCGATAAGTGGAGCAATCACAATTTTTTCGGCCTCAACGGGTTCGGCCTTTCTGACGCGAACCTTATCACCAACGGTGACCTTGGCATTGCGTCTTATGTGTCCATCTATCCTTATTATTCCGCGGCCCTCATCCTCCTGCTTGGCCCTGAAAACCCTCGCGACTGTTACCCGTTTTCCTTCAATCTCTATTACATCACCTACCTCCAGACCAAGCATGAGGCGTGATGAGGTATCCAACCTCGCTCTTCCGAGACCGACATCCATCTGTGGAGCCTCTGCAACTCTGAGTATGAGTTCCTTTTCCATGGGGCACGCAAACTCCGAAGAGTTAATAAACTTTTTCAATCGTTGTTCTTGGGCATGTACCTGTACAGGATATTTGCGAAAACTGGCAGATTTCTGGACTGTATGAACACCCTTCCTGGGCCCTCAAACTCGGTGAGCAGGTACTCTCCACCGAAAAGGAAGGATTTCAACTTTCCAAATTTGCGCAATCTGAATTGCATTCCGGCGTCAAAGGCTGCCAGATGAATGTTGTCTATCAGCAGATGCTCTCCGGGTTTCAGCTCAATCACATCCACACCACCGAAGGTTGCAAGCCACACCTTTCCGATGCCTTCAAGTTTGAACCAGAACATTCCACCGGGCGTGAATATGCCTCTGAATCCTGTGAATTTCACTCCAAACTGCAACCCTGTGCTGGCAAGATAGTTCGTGTCTGAAACGTACAGGGGTTTTGACACATCAATTTCCATGATGTCTCCCGGCAATCCGGGTGCAAATACAACGTAACCCTCGCTGCCCTCCGCATAGTATGTGTTCATAAAAAGTGTTTGCTTGGTCAGTATCTTCCGCGCAAGTCCCTTCAAAAATCCTCCACCTGTGGTTGTTTTAACCCCTATGTTTGAGGACATGTACACCATGGCTCCGGCCTCGGCGGTCACACTCTCTCCGGGGGAGAGATGAACCTTCAGTTCTGCAAATGCAGGTTTGTGCAAAATCTCGCTCTTCATTTTTATCCCCGTAACCCATGAGAATTGGCCTATTAATCTTTTTCCAACGTTAATTTTATTTTAACCCTGGGCATGGCT
This window harbors:
- a CDS encoding 50S ribosomal protein L37e, which translates into the protein MTKGTASKGKRNRTPTHIVCRRCGHKTYNVHTKRCSHCGYPAPRMRSYAWAKKKK
- a CDS encoding LSM domain-containing protein, giving the protein MTEQLKPLHVLHESLNKPVLVAMKGNKEYRGVLDGYDQHLNLVLKNVEEIINGESKGVHNVVIVRGDNVIYISPP
- a CDS encoding archease codes for the protein MEYDYEIFDHTADVGIIVRGKTLEELFEKAAYAMFDIILNAERIQHAGRYRVSVSSPTLEDLMVDWLSELLYVFSTELFVMGKFDVRIKKLKDGYRLDATCWGEPYRKKKHGIKTEIKAVTYHELKVDPERGCAKVLFDI
- the prf1 gene encoding peptide chain release factor aRF-1 codes for the protein MDSEEARKKYEFRRYLEELEKYEGRGTELISVYVPPKRPISDVIAYLRDEYGTSANIKSKTTRKNVMSAIESIMSRLKYFKMPPPNGLVVFVGHVIKRGDQTEMVSYVFEPPEPVQSFIYKCDSKFYLEPLKAMLGDKDIYGLLVIDRKEATIGFLKGTRIEVVKHLDSMVPSKHHQGGQSSRRFERLIELAVHEFFKKVGDKANEVFLAEERLKGILVGGPGGTKDSFLKGDYLHHELKKKIIEVFDVGYTDEYGLHELVEKASTTLKNLEVFRERQLLQRFFKEIRKPDGGLALYGEMEVREALERGAVDVLLISDSLRRYRVTWKCPQCGYEIKETVKGAIPEKTCPNCGSVMDTVEKKDLIEEYYDIAEQFNTQVELISDESEEGKIFSKAFGGIAAILRYR
- a CDS encoding PRC-barrel domain-containing protein, translated to MKKFVTELRGKTAMTDDGMILGTIDNFVIDTETGKIMHMLIIPAEDFDARGFKKDAQGRLIMPFQTMRSVRDVVVLTLKK
- a CDS encoding CDC48 family AAA ATPase, with translation MEKELILRVAEAPQMDVGLGRARLDTSSRLMLGLEVGDVIEIEGKRVTVARVFRAKQEDEGRGIIRIDGHIRRNAKVTVGDKVRVRKAEPVEAEKIVIAPLIGKNQRLRFGEGIGEFIRRVLLKRPLVEGDEIVVPNITLMGRTGILFQVVKTLPGKKVVQVGVQTVIEVREEPPTEMEEELEHVTYEDIGGLESELQKVREMIELPLKHPELFERLGIEPPKGVLLYGPPGTGKTLIAKAVANESNANFYAINGPEIMSKFYGQSEQRLRDIFQKAQKNAPSIIFIDEIDSIAPKREEVTGEVERRVVAQLLTLMDGLSRRGHIIVIGATNRIDAIDPALRRPGRFDREIEIGIPDKKGRKEILQIHTRGMPIEGTPEDRDKLLEELAELTHGFVGADLAALAREAAMKALRRYLPQIDLDKPVPTEILENMKVKREDFKEALKEIEPSVLREVMIEIPSVHWDEIGDLEEAKRVLKEAIELPLKEPQKFKEMGIRPSKGVLLYGPPGTGKTLLAKAVATESEANFISIKGPEVMSKWVGESEKAIREIFKKAKQSSPCIVFLDEIDSIAPRRGYYAGSGVTERIVNQLLTSMDGLTKMEGVVVIAATNRPDIVDPALLRPGRIDRIVYIPPPDEKARLEILKVHTRNMPLSEDVSLEKIAGETEFYTGADLENLCREAGMAAIREDSEKVGMKHFEEALKIVHPSLDKETIKYYENIGLELSKGVKTKKEDLGYYS
- a CDS encoding TIGR00266 family protein, whose product is MKSEILHKPAFAELKVHLSPGESVTAEAGAMVYMSSNIGVKTTTGGGFLKGLARKILTKQTLFMNTYYAEGSEGYVVFAPGLPGDIMEIDVSKPLYVSDTNYLASTGLQFGVKFTGFRGIFTPGGMFWFKLEGIGKVWLATFGGVDVIELKPGEHLLIDNIHLAAFDAGMQFRLRKFGKLKSFLFGGEYLLTEFEGPGRVFIQSRNLPVFANILYRYMPKNND